Proteins encoded together in one Miscanthus floridulus cultivar M001 chromosome 16, ASM1932011v1, whole genome shotgun sequence window:
- the LOC136511846 gene encoding transcription factor VOZ1-like, whose amino-acid sequence MAGDPAAGGGGDAHPASGSKSSRSSTRHRRFRDRAKVRVDDLQEMFCGLQSARKESRSADAAVLEEQVHQMLREWRAELSVPSPASSLQNSQGNNREASDPPSDTLRLLQLVVPEEEDDATSKLLVLQSTQQAPPSHQSHEHGQDSRMANTDQKCEAMDGGAAPAQHSLGQGVEGDCGEVAAAANAMFNDQMYYINHELSIDDFLCGDDDYKINISGSNEDQFNNLHGIGQLEHQQFDLPLDLPPTHSYADANNSEQNTGDVFVHMSDLLTTIWPSPSQYLGPKCALWDCGRPVGGTEDSGDYCNPYHAGLALNDDGLLGTRPVMRPKGIDLKDGPLFAALIAKVQGKNVGIPVCEGAATSKSPWNAPELFDLSLLEGESLREWLFFDTPRRAFESGNRKQRSLPDYSGRGWHESRKQVMKDFAGLKRSYYMDPQPSSSHEWHLFEYEINASDALALYRLEYKSSDSKKSAKSKLSSSPLNEIQQQMGRLTADSPVENKRTARSKPKANQKDTNANIHPHVSTPSQVNAPNAYQTTPQVNQMTFLNGNVVYGPHLPHSENVVYGPHLPHSENVVYGPHLPHSENVVYGPHLPHGYSAEGSSFFWNPSDGT is encoded by the exons ATGGCGGGAGATCCGGCCGCCGGGGGCGGCGGTGACGCCCACCCCGCGTCGGGGAGCAAGAGTTCCCGCTCGTCGACGCGGCACCGGCGGTTCCGCGACCGAGCCAAGGTCCGCGTGGACGACCTACAGGAGATGTTCTGCGGCCTCCAGTCCGCTCGCAAGGAGAGCCGCTCCGCCGACGCCGCCGTCCTCGAGGAGCAGGTCCACCAGATGCTCCGTGAGTGGCGTGCCGAGCTCAGCGTCCCATCCCCGGCTTCCTCTCTCCAG AACTCGCAGGGGAACAACCGGGAGGCTTCGGATCCACCGTCGGATACGCTGCGACTGCTGCAGCTGGTGGTgcccgaggaggaggacgacgccaCAAGTAAGCTCCTGGTGCTCCAATCGACGCAGCAGGCGCCGCCTTCTCATCAGAGCCACGAGCACGGGCAGGACAGCAGGATGGCCAATACTGATCAGAAGTGTGAAGCTATGGATGGGGGCGCTGCTCCTGCGCAGCACTCTCTAGGTCAGGGAGTGGAGGGAGATTGTGGAgaagtggctgctgctgctaatGCAATGTTCAATGATCAG ATGTACTATATAAACCACGAACTTAGTATTGATGATTTTCTTTGTGGTGATGATGATTACAAAATAAATATTTCTGGTTCTAATGAAGATCAGTTCAATAACCTGCATGGGATTGGCCAGTTGGAACATCAACAGTTTGATTTGCCATTAGATCTGCCACCTACTCATTCATATGCTGATGCAAATAACTCTGAGCAAAATACTGGAGATGTCTTTGTTCACATGTCAGACTTGCTTACAACAATATGGCCATCACCCTCTCAGTATTTGGGGCCAAAATGTGCACTTTGGGACTGTGGTAGGCCAGTTGGAGGGACAGAGGACTCTGGAGATTACTGCAACCCTTACCATGCTGGTTTGGCTTTGAATGATGATGGTCTTCTTGGGACAAGACCTGTGATGCGTCCAAAAGGTATTGATTTGAAAGATGGGCCACTGTTTGCCGCTCTCATTGCAAAAGTCCAAGGAAAGAATGTTGGTATTCCTGTGTGTGAAGGTGCTGCTACTTCTAAATCGCCATGGAATGCACCTG AACTTTTCGATCTTTCTCTTCTGGAGGGCGAATCTCTTAGAGAATGGCTGTTCTTTGACACTCCAAGAAGAGCATTTGAGAGTGGCAACCGGAAGCAAAGGTCATTGCCAGATTACAGTGGTCGTGGGTGGCATGAATCAAGGAAGCAGGTAATGAAAGATTTTGCAGGTCTGAAGAGGTCCTATTACATGGACCCACAACCATCAAGCAGCCATGAGTGGCATCTTTTCGAGTATGAGATCAACGCATCTGATGCCCTTGCCTTGTACCGTCTTGAGTACAAGTCCTCTGACTCCAAAAAGAGTGCCAAGTCAAAACTGTCTAGTAGTCCACTGAATGAAATCCAGCAGCAAATGGGCAGGTTGACTGCAGACAGTCCTGTGGAAAACAAACGGACTGCTAGGAGCAAGCCAAAGGCTAACCAGAAGGATACCAATGCAAATATTCATCCACATGTTAGCACCCCCAGTCAAGTTAATGCTCCAAATGCTTATCAAACTACGCCGCAGGTGAACCAAATGACATTTCTGAATGGGAACGTTGTTTATGGACCTCACCTTCCACATTCTGAAAACGTCGTCTATGGACCTCATCTTCCACATTCTGAAAACGTCGTCTATGGACCTCATCTTCCACATTCTGAAAACGTCGTCTATGGACCTCATCTTCCACATGGATACTCAGCCGAAGGAAGCAGCTTCTTTTGGAACCCAAGCGACGGGACTTGA